A single region of the Sorghum bicolor cultivar BTx623 chromosome 9, Sorghum_bicolor_NCBIv3, whole genome shotgun sequence genome encodes:
- the LOC110430417 gene encoding uncharacterized protein LOC110430417: MASSSISDFSSQSVAHVTIGPRVEVEDVDFEIKPSLITMVQASTFSGKPHEDANAHLQHFLEVCSTIAIRGVTADAIRLRLFPFSLLGKAKQWFYAQPDDVNTWRRCANAFLRKFFPMGKTSALRAKISSFQQKADETIPEAWERLQEYIQECPHHGIKEWLLIQGFYHGLTPVARSHLDATARGAFTSLNVTQAKTLIENIVTNQTWREERPQLKKRSTKTIEEVNEISHRMEFLLKKLDERAKVKKDREAIQQYATARANQQSRVQNASHEAVQSFNNGRPTSRFQGQGNSSNSNWLSLKELVINQAKINESMNKRLLANDKTLESLTAKMDSLVSSVKDQLNFNKILESQIAQIAATVPSSVNSCNIFNVTTRGGKTTRDPPYPDMKKKTARKDKEVEEDKKEAPSKQENTKFYGKTAPHEFYDTNILLPFPRTRKPTTDEQFGKFVEVIRQLYVNIPLLDAMQVPTYAKYLRDILNNKRPLPTTEVIKLTEECSAAILNQLPEKKKDPGCPTIDCSIGTHHFEHALCDLGASVSVMPKVIFDKLTHAVLSPTSIHLQLADQSIRHPAGVAENIPVKIREFLVPVDFVVLDMEVDEKTPLILGRPFLSTANAHIDVGAGEIQFTINGAQEKFNFKPKVVQCSLILAVDVATVTFITRPKKKTNPTPRAKSKKIWKKKVIQPMTPPKKISVSTQGGGPVLGT; encoded by the coding sequence ATGGCTTCCTCATCAATCTCCGACTTCTCATCTCAATCAGTTGCCCATGTTACCATTGGACCGAGGGTGGAGGTCGAAGATGTCGACTTTGAGATTaagccatcacttatcactatggTGCAAGCAAGTACATTTAGTGGGAAGCCACATGAAGATGCAAATgcacatctccaacactttttgGAAGTGTGTAGCACTATTGCCATCAGAGGGGTAACGGCCGACGCCATCCGCCTTCGCCTATTCCCATTCTCATTGCTTGGGAAGGCAAAGCAATGGTTTTACGCTCAACCCGATGATGTCAACACCTGGAGAAGAtgtgccaatgcatttctcaggAAATTCTTCCCAATGGGCAAGACATCTGCTCTGAGGGCAAAGATTTCAAGCTTCCAACAGAAGGCAGACGAGactattcccgaagcatgggaacgtctgcaggagtacattcaaGAGTGTCCACATCATGGAATTAAAGAGTGGCTCCTGattcaaggtttctaccatgggctGACTCCAGTAGCTCGTAGCCACCTTGATGCCACCGCAAGAGGAGCGTTTACCTCCCTCAATGTCACTCAAGCTAAAACTCTCATTGAGAACATAGTGACAAATCAAACATGGAGAGAAGAACGCCCTCAACTCAAGAAGAGAAGCACGAAAACCATTGAAGAGGTAAATGAAATATCTCACAGGATGGAGTTCTTGTTGAAGAAGTTGGATGAACGAGCCAAGGTAAAGAAAGATCGAGAGGCCATCCAACAATACGCCACTGCACGTGCGAACCAACAGAGCAGGGTGCAAAATGCAAGCCATGAAGCTGTGCAATCCTTCAACAATGGACGACCAACTTCGCGCTTCCAGGgccaaggtaactctagtaactcTAACTGGCTTTCACTTAAAGAACTTGTCATTAATCAAGCTAAAATCAATGAAAGCATGAACAAAAGATTGTTAGCTAATGACAAGACTCTTGAATCATTAACTGCTAAAATGGATTCCCTTGTTTCTTCTGTTAAGGACCAATTAAACTTTAATAAAATTTTAGAGTCTCAAATAGCACAAATTGCTGCTACTGTTCCTTCTTCTGTAAAttcttgcaatatctttaatgtgaccacgagagggggtaagaccacACGTGATCCACCATATCCTGACATGAAAAAAAAGACTGCAAGAAAAGATAAGGAAGTTGAGGAAGACAAGAAAGAAGCACCATCTAAGCAGGAAAACACCAAGTTCTATGGAAAGACAGCTCCGCACGAGTTCTACGACACCAACATTCTGCTGCCATTTCCAAGAACGAGGAAGCCAACCACCGATGAACAATTCGGGAAGTTTGTTGAGGTAATTCGGCAATTATATGTCAATATTCCACTACTTGATGCAATGCAGGTTCCAACCTATGCCAAGTATTTGAGAGACATCCTCAACAACAAACGCCCGCTGCCTACAACTGAGGTGATTAAGCTAACAGAAGAATGCAGCGCGGCGATACTAAACCAACTAccagaaaagaagaaggaccctGGATGTCCTACCATCGACTGCTCCATTGGGACACATCACTTCGAGCATGCACTGTGCGACttgggagcaagtgtcagtgtcatGCCAAAGGTAATATTTGATAAACTAACCCATGCTGTTTTGTCCCCTACATCAATACATTTGCAGTTAGCGGATCAGTCAATTCGCCATCCTGCGGGGGTAGCTGAGAATATCCCCGTAAAGATACGCGAGTTCCTGGTCCCTGTGGATTTCGTGGTACTCGACATGGAGGTGGATGAAAAGACTCCACTTATCCTGGGAAGACCATTTCTCAGCACTGCTAATGCACATATTGACGTTGGAGCCGGAGAAATTCAATTTACAATCAATGGGGCCCAGGAGAAGTTCAACTTCAAACCAAAGGTAGTGCAATGCTCACTAATCTTGGCAGTGGATGTGGCAACCGTCACATTCATAACTAGGCCAAAGAAAAAGACCAATCCAACGCCAAGAGCAAAGAGCAAGAAAATATGGAAGAAGAAGGTAATACAACCGATGACACCTCCGAAGAAAATTTCTGTATCAACTCAAGGAGGAGGTCCTGTTCTAGGGACCTAG